The Plasmodium vivax chromosome 7, whole genome shotgun sequence DNA window cccctttactTTTCCTCGCTTGTTTGCGTCGTTTCACCCCGCGCTGTTCTtttctttgcaaaaattaggactggtaaattaaaaaaatattcactGGGTTCAGttcgttttaaaaagaaacgcGCATACtgtatgcatacatgtacgtacatgcgtGCTACGTGCAGGTGACCTCAAAGGGCGGCTCAGTTACACACCCGAAGCGCACTTCTTGTGTACGAAAATGTTTTGCTTATCATAGGAGGTAAAGCAGCATAAACACATCTCACTAAAACAAAATGCGCACATATAAAATGCTGATGCTCCTCaataatttaacaaaaaaaaaaaaaaaaaaaaggaaagaaaagaaaaaaaaactcgtaCAACAGGGGAGTAAACAAAAATGCATACAAGTCTGCcctacatgcatacatatgacAAGAACTCATACGTGAAACAAATTTCTCAGAATGTCAAAGACGCTGTCAATTGTGCtgaaggaggggggaaaaaaaaaacaaaaaaatgataatatcaAAATTGAGTAGCTGTTAACCGCCTCACTATTCAAACGGGAAACATAATTACCCATGCGGTGAAAAAACACAGCAAAAATACACATTCGCACAAACTCCTTAACGACAGCGTCGCGCTTCACGTTGTGCCTTACCTAATTTCAGCGGACTTCACTAAAAAAACTAATTTGTTTTCCTctattttgatttttacCAACACTTTGTTGCTGCTGTAAATGCAGGAAGTTAgggcttcctttttgctcacTTCCACCACGTTGGCGTTAAGGTTgttctgcaaaggggggaaaaaaagtgacaaaaaTGGGTCGCTAAAATGTTACGCCAAAACGTGACGCATAAACATCGCGCAGcgtggaaattaaaaaaaaacagaacagGATAAAAGACACATGTATGCAAGCTGCCCGACTGTGCCACGCAACTGCAAAGCGGCTACGGAGCAAAAGCAGCGAAGGCCTCTTTCGCCCCAGTGGCAAAACGCCGtacctcaatttttttaattatctgAAATATGTTTAACGTTGCCGTGTTTAGAAAAACGGCCTTCTTCTGACTGCTGATGCTGTTCCACAGATTTTTgtcctaaaaaaaaaattaaaatgacgCAAATGTATGCGGCGCACAAGAGGCAGTAAAATGACAcacattttcgtaaaaacaaaaagaccACCGCGTAATGACGAAGCGCGTTGAAAGTTAGCAGCACGAGGGGAAAGAATCATTTTTTCAACTCTTTTTCTAAATGTgatgtttgcaaaaatgaccACAACATGTGGTGAAAAAATTGGCgcgtttttcattttccctttttctctccctctctccccctcttcatatggctccccccttttaactTCGCGCCTGTGAGCGCAATTAAAAAGGTATTTCGAAGGTACCTCCTCTTTGCAGCTCctattttcctcttcttcctccatgAAGTCCCTTTTAGCAGCAGGCTCGTTCAAATCTAGCATATCAAAAGCACACTTCGATTTTCTCATTTCGTCCAATTTGTTTGAAGCGCTTCCCAAAAGGTTCGACGAggagtttttcttttccaccTGTTGACTGCTCGGTGCAGCAGGTTCTCTTCGAAACGGTTGACTGCTCAGTGCAGCAGATTCTCTTTGAAACACCCTCGAACTTTTCCTCTCAACAAAGTGCTTTCCCCTCTCGTCAGTCCTGCTCTCATCCGATTTGGagttaaaataattcctatTGGACAATAATGAGTGGCTCTTTTTACTTGAAAAACTGGAAGAGTAATTATTTCTCGAATAGTCAATTGAAGAATTGTTTGATATTAGACCGTTAAACAAGGCAGccgccattttttccttctcggtTAGCTCGCTATGTGCTGCGGCTGCATTGCTGTTCGAGTGGGAGCTCTCTTGTTTGTAAAAAGAACTGCTATTGTTATTGCTGCTGCTCTGACGGCTATGCCTGTAATCCCTTACGTTGTGTATATCTCTTTCGTCGAACCTTTCGTAATTCTGATCGTAGTAGTCCCCTAAGTTATccattcttttttcattccctCTTCCGTCGTTCCCTGGTTGGTGACTGTCGTCATAGtttccttcattttccaCTGCTTCGTTTTCGTCCtcatcctcttcttcatcctcttcttcgtcctcttcttcatcttcttcctcgTCGTCTTCTTCGCCCTCcacttcgtcttcctcctcgtccatCTCTGCTCTTCCCTGTTCACCATATCTGCTACCATAAAAAAGTTCATCATGgttttgttcctcctcccccgccTCTTTATCCTCCTCTTGTTCAATTCTTCCGTGTGTGTTGCCAAATTGAgggtgccttttttgcccatCCTTTTTGCCTACTTTATTTCGGTTCACATTTTCATGGCTACCTTTCAGCTGATAGGTTGCCTggttatccctttttttcttcttctttttctttttctttccatttttgtggctatttttctcattattcttcttcccttcAACTTTGCACGTTTCctttgtccattttttgggGCCCACAACATTAAGcttaaatgttttttccctctctttTGGGTTAGCAGTGTTATCCTCCAGCGAAACATGCGCCTGTGTGTCATACCTGTAACTCCTCTCATACGCGGATCCACTATTCGACGTGTGGAAGGTATCAATGTGTATTCTGTTATTGATTGGTAATTCATACGGTGTGAAATTGAGCACGGGGACGCTGCTCTTCGCTGATTCGAAATTGGTTTCGCTTTGCCTTAACTCCTTCGTTATGTAGGCCTTCCCTCCACTTTTCAAATGTTTTTCCACCAAGGGATTTAAAAAGGACAGATTTTCATCAATAGCCATTTTCTGCCTACTCGAAATCGAGAATACATTTTTGATTAACGTAGGGTTATTTAAAATGGATTCGTATTCGTAACACCTCTGTTGCAAGTCCGTAAGTTTGctgtttttgtatttctcGATTAACTTCTTCGCAACGATGTGGTCAGTCACATTGTTGAAGCAGCACAGCTTAAAGATCGCCGTAATGATGCAGGACTTGACTCTATCTGGGTTGTTAAAAGTTTTCTCCAGACATTCACATAGCAAATCGATGATATCTTCAGTTGAGTAATTTTCTAAATCGCACAGGTAGCTATACTCTCCTAAGACCCAGCAAATAATTTGCATCAAAATGAAGGGAATGTTTTCGTTATTTTCCAGCATGGTGATGTACGTGTTCACGGCATACTTCCTCAAATTGTACACATcatcgtttattttttttttttctttcatttcgttttgATTATTTTCTCGATTGGATGCTTCCCTTATGTGGTTCTCACCACCATGGGGGTTATCTCTTGCGAATTCGCCGCTATTCCCATCCCGGGTGATCGCCTCCCCCATGAGTAGCTTCTCACTGTCATCGAGTGCTACATTTGTATCATCTTGCCTCAAATCATAATCTCCACAATTGGGTTTATCTTCTGGATGGCCGCTAACTCCTTCGCCTGTGGGAGTTGGCTCACTCAGGAACTCGCCCCTACTGCCCATCTCTTCGATGTTTAAATAGGCCGCATTTGCGCTTTCCCCCTGATTTTCGTAAGGCACGTTGCTATCGTCCCTCTTGCGATGATCGTCATCGCCACTGCAAACCTCCTCATTCGCTTCGCTGCGAACCAAGTCGTCTCCAGAGTCCGAATCCAGACACATGGAGCTGTCCTTCAACAGCTTAATAAGGGAATACGAGTAACTCTCATCGAGCAATTCACCCACGGACAAAAACAACGAGTTGATGGTATTCAAAAACCAAATGTCATCTGGGGTGTACCTTTCAATTAACTGAATAATTTTACAAGCCAAGTCATGCTTAAAGTGTATGTCTAGCGAATTCTCCACGTGGAATAACAGCTTATCCACAATTACTTTAACATTTAGAGGGTTGGTCATCTGGTACAACAGATCTaacgttttcatttttaacgtTTCGTCTTTGTCTTCTAAGCAGTCTACCACAGCTAGCTGGTGCTTCGATGCATACATGGGGTTAATCTTCACAATCAGAGCTAATCCCGTAACGCCAACGTACTTAAGGTTATGATTATCTGAGGAGATAAATCTCGATATAGATAATGATGCCAACTCTAGCAAATGATGAGATGGGTATATAGTAGCAATAGTTTTTACACACTCGTATATAATGGCATAACCAACGTTTATCCCAAAGTCGGCTCTCTGCATGGTCTTCTGTAACACTTCGTACATCTGTTCTGATATCTTTTTATTTGAGTATCCCAGAATTCTAAAAATGGCTAgtattttaatttgaatCCATGGAGCGGGGATTCTATGGTAGTCGTAATCCTTGGGTAACTTATTTTCACATATCTGCTTGAGGATAGAAACTAAGTATGGCACTAACTTTATGCAATAAGAAATTTCATTCTTGGCAATGCAAAATATCAAATTTAATGATGCACCCATGACGGAGGGGTCGACATCGCATAGaagcttcttcaaaaaaatgtcaatttCTTTTATCAAAGATGGATCtattaaatacattttatgtaACAACATacacactttttttcttatcaattcgtttttatgatttaataaattttttataattggGAATATCGCTGGGATCATTTCACTGTTTAGTAATTTACACACACAGTTTAGGGCTGCCCAGATTTCCAAAAGGTTGTCGCTTTTTAAATCCTTCTGTATTGTGTTAATTAGAAGTAGCATCAATTCGTGGTCTTTGTTTAGGAACAAATTGCACGACAGGTAGCCCGTCCTCTTGCACAAAATGTTCTTCTCGTGCGCCAGCTTAACTGCGTGGATGTATGCGAAGGAGGCGTCGTGCCCCAGCATTTCGATGTAAATCGCCCTGATTAGGTATTCCTTTATCTgtttctgcggggggggggaaataaagaGGTGTGCACCGGGGGTTGAAGCGGGTGTGAATTGGGTAACCACACGAAGGTGTATCACGTATCCACACACATGCGCCTCTCGCGATAGCTATCTCTACAAAGGAGCACACCGCGCAACTCTCTCCCGTGGGAGTCCACACAACCATGTGGTTCACTCCTCCTTTGCCACAGCTCAATCCCTCCACGTGTTCGCACGGAAACCTACCACTGACGCATTCGGGTCGGCAAACCTTGTCTTGAGCAAAACGATCTCATTGCATATGATTCTGTCCTCCTCCTTcgcggggaaaaaaggcagcaCGGGGATGTGGgcatgtgtatatacatatatatatgcgctaTGTGCGCACGTGCGCGCCCCCAATGGGCAAGACCCCGCACAGCCGGAGCGGCACAGCTCACCTGCTTCGAACGGGCCTCCCCAATCGATTTGGCTAAATCGAAAAACTCCTTGGACAGACATGATCCCGTGAATCCAAGCATCTTATACATTCATTTAACTTTTGCTCTACTCTACAGTTCTCTCCGTCTACAGGTCGCATATATCGCCAGTTTGCCCCTCTTACCCTTATACTATGTGCAAACTCTTACTGCTTTGTATTTATCCTTGTTTTTCTTCGCAACCTCTTACCGTTCAATTTGCTTTATCGGGTGCTTTCCCCAAGCAGTCTAGCgaatgaaaacaaaaaaaaagaataggaATACACCTACGCCTGCGGTGGGAACCCTTCCAATGGTGGCAACAGTTGCGGCGAAGGTAGCAATTCAGGATGAGCTCTTAAAATTCGAAATGTTAAAGGAGGAGGGACATACAAACAAATTAGTTACatcatttttctgttcagCGGTTCAGCGGTTCAGCGGTTCAGCGGTTCTGCGGAAGGTGGTATGGCGGATGCACAGGTCGTCGCGAGTTTTCCCACTGAGTTAGGATGGGGGAAAGGGGCGTGTAAAGAGGGCCAACTGTGTAGGGGATAGTCGCACACGGGCTGGCAGCACACAGGTTAGCATCACACAGGTTAACCACCATATTATAAGCTGGTAAACACCCCGCACGTATAAACCTACTTTCATGCACGCGCGTGGCTACGAACGTGCTGCATAAGGTATGCCTGCATAAGCACTGACTTGAACGGGTGTGCCCCTTTTAACGCATAGGTACGCACGTTGGTATGCAAAACGGCACGCTCACAAATTATCATCTCAGAGGAATGCCCAGTCATCTATTCACTAACGCGATGGTAACTCTTCTCCcatgtaatatttttaactttgaAAACGTTGAAGGGGCAACTTGCTTGGGCGCATAACACGGAAGGGCATAAATTTCGTatcgataaaaaaaaatgcacatctTGTGTATAACACTTGTTAAGCGCGCTTGCGGCagaaaaataagcaaaggcgaaaaaaatggaagcctggcaaaaaaaattgccaaggTAGGCATAAGGCATATTTTGCTCTTCGTGCGGAACGCATGTACGAGATGTGCAGCACGATCGATGCGGTTGGAGGGCACTCCCATTTCGTTACGGTtaaattgaagaagaaaaaaaaaaaaaaaaaaaaaacacatttaatAATTGTCATATTTATGGCTTAAACAGAGTGGTAACCCTTTTCTCagcaatttgtttttttttttttcatcccatTTAAACCACTGCAACGTTTTAGCCATTTTGAAAAGCGCAATTCGGTCAAATTGCACATGTAGCTGTGTTTCTTTATGCGtgatcaaaattttttaaaggtaAAAATCGACATGGGTAGGCCCTCCctgattttccttttccgcgTTAAATGGGCAAATTATGGCGAGTCCATCgaaagagggggagaaaaatgtgcatacagGAAGGGCTCCACAAAGTGCACGTAAAAAGTGCGAAGGGGAAGTCACACGGCCAGTTCCACGCCCATTCGAGTAGTACCCACTGCGCCGTTGGTAAAGTTTACACGGCTTCTCTCCCTCATCCAATGAACAAAATGTTTTAACCGTAAGCACTGTTCCAAAATGGGAGCACAACCGATTAGACAACGCTCATTCTGCATCGTGAAAGGGATAGTTACGGAACACCCTTTTAGGGGCATATCGTCCAAAGCACATTTTCCATTTGACCGGCGAATAGGCTCCTTGGCAACGTAGCCTTAAAATTGCAAGCCACGCGAGAGTGAGAAGGGGAAGCCTGAACTGCGCAACGTTTCGCGGGAAAATGCTGACCTAAGAAATGACATTAAATATCGGAAGCACATTTCGTGGCACGTGTGTGAATACGCCTTTTGTTGTTCCCTGCGAGAAGAAATGCACACGTGGGTCGGCTACCCCAGCGCAATGTTGTAAAATGTGCATTCGTTTTGTGGTCATTGACTGGACGCAGGAGTACGTACTGCCCTATGTTCGCTCCACTGCTTAATCACAAAAAGGAGTCCTCACTTCCACGCATGATTTGACATTACCACATGTCCCATAGCACCATTGTATGTCCACCCCCCCCGTagagtttttttcttccacctGGTCATAGTCATGTACGTACACGCAAATGAATACCCCCCCTAGTTTGCACAACGTACAAttaaggaacaaaaaagaaaaaataaaatgaaaaactccCACACGGGTAAATGAACATTGTAAGGGTTCCCCCCAGTTCGTCCACCAAATTGTGCTTACCAAAATTGGTTGAAATTTCCTCCTTAAAAAGTTACCATACAAATCGTCTCTGAATGGCTAAGCGTTAGTAAATTTATGCAATCCCTGTAAACTTCTTTGCATCTATCGCCAACACGCATCTCTCACGCCATACGTTTCTTCTGGCACATTACCCACACCGTCTGCCCCCCTTCTTCTACCCACCGCGCCAACCATGCATTCGATCAAATGGGCACTCCCCATCCTTCTACTTAACATCCTCCTGAGTAGAAGCGCCCCCATattctttaacaaaaatcTGGACAAATGGACAAAGGAACTTTTAAAGGtctcaaaaaatgaatacagCAATTTCGACGAAGCGAAAAGTTTGGCCAATAGAAAATATTGCGGTCAGTCCCTTAAGCACTTGGCAGGGTTAATCTTAGACAAAACGGATAAAGAGGGAAAGCTAATCATTGAAGGGTCC harbors:
- a CDS encoding adapter-related protein complex 4 epsilon 1 subunit, putative (encoded by transcript PVX_098650A); its protein translation is MYKMLGFTGSCLSKEFFDLAKSIGEARSKQEEDRIICNEIVLLKTRFADPNASVKQIKEYLIRAIYIEMLGHDASFAYIHAVKLAHEKNILCKRTGYLSCNLFLNKDHELMLLLINTIQKDLKSDNLLEIWAALNCVCKLLNSEMIPAIFPIIKNLLNHKNELIRKKVCMLLHKMYLIDPSLIKEIDIFLKKLLCDVDPSVMGASLNLIFCIAKNEISYCIKLVPYLVSILKQICENKLPKDYDYHRIPAPWIQIKILAIFRILGYSNKKISEQMYEVLQKTMQRADFGINVGYAIIYECVKTIATIYPSHHLLELASLSISRFISSDNHNLKYVGVTGLALIVKINPMYASKHQLAVVDCLEDKDETLKMKTLDLLYQMTNPLNVKVIVDKLLFHVENSLDIHFKHDLACKIIQLIERYTPDDIWFLNTINSLFLSVGELLDESYSYSLIKLLKDSSMCLDSDSGDDLVRSEANEEVCSGDDDHRKRDDSNVPYENQGESANAAYLNIEEMGSRGEFLSEPTPTGEGVSGHPEDKPNCGDYDLRQDDTNVALDDSEKLLMGEAITRDGNSGEFARDNPHGGENHIREASNRENNQNEMKEKKKINDDVYNLRKYAVNTYITMLENNENIPFILMQIICWVLGEYSYLCDLENYSTEDIIDLLCECLEKTFNNPDRVKSCIITAIFKLCCFNNVTDHIVAKKLIEKYKNSKLTDLQQRCYEYESILNNPTLIKNVFSISSRQKMAIDENLSFLNPLVEKHLKSGGKAYITKELRQSETNFESAKSSVPVLNFTPYELPINNRIHIDTFHTSNSGSAYERSYRYDTQAHVSLEDNTANPKEREKTFKLNVVGPKKWTKETCKVEGKKNNEKNSHKNGKKKKKKKKKRDNQATYQLKGSHENVNRNKVGKKDGQKRHPQFGNTHGRIEQEEDKEAGEEEQNHDELFYGSRYGEQGRAEMDEEEDEVEGEEDDEEEDEEEDEEEDEEEDEDENEAVENEGNYDDSHQPGNDGRGNEKRMDNLGDYYDQNYERFDERDIHNVRDYRHSRQSSSNNNSSSFYKQESSHSNSNAAAAHSELTEKEKMAAALFNGLISNNSSIDYSRNNYSSSFSSKKSHSLLSNRNYFNSKSDESRTDERGKHFVERKSSRVFQRESAALSSQPFRREPAAPSSQQVEKKNSSSNLLGSASNKLDEMRKSKCAFDMLDLNEPAAKRDFMEEEEENRSCKEEDKNLWNSISSQKKAVFLNTATLNIFQIIKKIENNLNANVVEVSKKEALTSCIYSSNKVLVKIKIEENKLVFLVKSAEIR